The nucleotide sequence GAATCTTTTCCAAGTAATATATCAAATCTTTAAAATTAATTATGTTTAGTCACATAATCTTCTTCATATCGTCACTAAGCTTCTGGTCTAATACTCTAGAGTATATTTGAGTGGTAGAAAGCTTGGTATGTCCCAAAAGCTTAGATACTGTTTCTATAGGAATCCCTTTGGATAATGTAACGGTCGTGGCAAAGGTATGACGGGCGACATGAAACGTAAGCTTTTTGGAGATTTTGGCAAGCTTCGCCAAATCTTTTAAGTACTGGTTAGTTTTCTGATTGGAATATACTGGAAGCAAAAAACCACTTATTGTAGCTTCCTTTTCATACTTTTTCAGAATAGCTTTTACTTTTGGAAGCATAGGCACTTTAAAAAGTTTACCTGTCTTTTCCCTTTCCTTTACAATCCATTTATTGCCGTCAATTCCTGTAACAATATGTTTTGCTTCTAATGACTTTGCATCACCATAGGATAAGCCGGAATAGCATGAAAATAAAAAGATGTCTCTTGTCCTGGATAAAGTTATTCTATCAAGGTTTAAGTTTTCTAAAACCTCAATTTCACTCTGTAGTAAATAGTCCCGTTCTTTTTTCTTGTAATGCAAGGAGTATTTGCTAAATGGGTCTTTATTAATCCATTCCATTTTTAACGCAAGATTGGTAAGTTTTTTTAAGCGTTCCAAATGCTTCATGACCCCGTTGTTTGTTGGTCTGGCTCGATGTGTCTTTGGTTTATAGTTACGAAGGAAATGTTCAAAATCAGTGATAAAGCCATAATTAATTTGCTTTAAATAGATATCATTGCTATTCATCTTTTTCTCTAAAAACTCCAAAACATAATTTTCAGTAGTATAGTAGTTTTTCATTGTTCCGGGTTTTAAAACTGAATTCATCGTGGTGTTGTGATAGGTCAGGAGTTCCGCAAGGGTTTTATAGGAATCATCTAAGCCTAAATAACGGGCTTTTATAGTTTTAGCAGTTAAAAGCTTATTTTCTTCTTGAAGTTGTCTAAAAGCCTCATAAATTTTATTGTATATACGATCTAAAGATCGATTGACCTGTTGGCTTTCTTCGCTATAGCCTTTCAAACGGCTACGCTTCTCGTTCCAGAGACTTAAGGTAATCCTTCGTTTAAGGCTGAGTTCAATACGTTCTCCATTGACGGTAATTCGTGCATAAAGGGGAACTGTTCCATCTTTGGCTTTTGATGATTTTGGAATAAAAAGAATTCCAAAGCTTACTGCATTTTTCATAGTGTTTCGTTTTCAAATTAGACAAAAGGCGTGAAAACGAAAGTCAAATCAATATGAACAACAAGATAACCAAAAAAAAGGTCACCGAATAGGTCACCGAATCGGACTCATTTACAATGATTGCAAATGATATGAAAAACCGTCTAAAAACAGAAAAACCTTGAAAATCAACAGATTAACAAGGTTTTTTTATACCATTTCAATATGGTCTTGGTCGGGGTGGCAGGATTCGAACCTGCGGCCTCCTGCTCCCAAAGCAGGCGCGATAACCGGGCTACGCTACACCCCGAGTAATTTATGAATCGCGACTTCGGCGCGATAGTGCGGAGAGACTGGGATTCGAACCCAGGCATCCAAAAAGGATGACAGCTTAGCAGGCTGCTGCATTACCACTCTGCCACCTCTCCGTTTTTTAAGAACTTTGCAAGTATTTTTGCGGTTGCAAATGTAAGCCATACTTACGAACCATGCAAGCCTTTCAAGGCTTTTTTAGTTTTAATTTTGAGTGATAAACTGATTTTCGAACTTAAGTTTCTTCATTTCAGTTCATTAAAATTTTATAAAAAAATTAAATATTTTCAAGTTTAAGATAATTGGATACGGTAGATAATATTCTTTGATGCTTTTTGACAAATGGATTTTCCTGATTCCATACATAGCCTGCTAAAACTGCGCATATTTTTTCTTTGAAATCTGGATTAGGGGCATGGTGAAAAATAATATCTTGTAGGTCACCGTTATACCATGCTTTAACATAACTGGAAAAAACATCGATTCCCTGATTCATGTAATTCTCATAATTCAGCTGCCAATCAATTTCTTCGCCTTTGAGTTCTTTTAAAGCTAATTTTGCTGCTTTCAGGCCAGATTCTGTGGCGAAACTTACTCCCGAAGAGAAAACAGGATCCAAAAATTCAGCGCTGTTACCGGTTAGAGCAAATTTGTTTCCGTAGAGCCTGATAACACTTTTGGCGATATGATTAATTTTTTTCGGTGTAAAATCTAAGCTATAATCGTCGAATCTTGTTTTATAGTAATTCAGTTTACTAAGCATTTCAGAAAATGCAATTTCAGGATCATCATTAAATTGTTTAAACCAATTGGTAGGAGCTACAAAACCTAAGCTGGTGTTCCCATTCGAGAAAGGAATGTACCAAAACCAAACTTCAGTTTCTAAAATTTCAAAAGTAATTAATTCACCTTCTTTTCCTTTTGGTCGGTTGGTTTCCT is from Zunongwangia endophytica and encodes:
- a CDS encoding site-specific integrase, coding for MKNAVSFGILFIPKSSKAKDGTVPLYARITVNGERIELSLKRRITLSLWNEKRSRLKGYSEESQQVNRSLDRIYNKIYEAFRQLQEENKLLTAKTIKARYLGLDDSYKTLAELLTYHNTTMNSVLKPGTMKNYYTTENYVLEFLEKKMNSNDIYLKQINYGFITDFEHFLRNYKPKTHRARPTNNGVMKHLERLKKLTNLALKMEWINKDPFSKYSLHYKKKERDYLLQSEIEVLENLNLDRITLSRTRDIFLFSCYSGLSYGDAKSLEAKHIVTGIDGNKWIVKEREKTGKLFKVPMLPKVKAILKKYEKEATISGFLLPVYSNQKTNQYLKDLAKLAKISKKLTFHVARHTFATTVTLSKGIPIETVSKLLGHTKLSTTQIYSRVLDQKLSDDMKKIM
- a CDS encoding NAD(P)/FAD-dependent oxidoreductase — its product is MTKEFIDILIIGAGPSGMVSAGYLQQHGVNIKVVEKQLFPRFSIGESLIPRCMDNFEEAGLLEVLKNAGFQKKFGARFIKDEKIGEFDFSQKFGKGWDWTWQVPRADFDNILATEVQSRGVDIAFETEVIAADLSSENPIITIQDKNGNKTQIEAKFVIDSSGYGRVLAGLLDLEKPSKIESHSSMFTHIEETNRPKGKEGELITFEILETEVWFWYIPFSNGNTSLGFVAPTNWFKQFNDDPEIAFSEMLSKLNYYKTRFDDYSLDFTPKKINHIAKSVIRLYGNKFALTGNSAEFLDPVFSSGVSFATESGLKAAKLALKELKGEEIDWQLNYENYMNQGIDVFSSYVKAWYNGDLQDIIFHHAPNPDFKEKICAVLAGYVWNQENPFVKKHQRILSTVSNYLKLENI